Genomic DNA from Leptospira inadai serovar Lyme str. 10:
GCCCGGGCGAAGATCTAATTTTATGACGCCCAGAATAAACCCTTTCGGCCCCCACCATTTTGCCATACGTTCCGGCTCTGTCCAGGCCTTCCAAACAAGATCGCGAGGTGCGTCGAATACGCGCGAAACGATAAATTCTTTTCCCTCGATTCGAGTCGTAATATTTTTTATATCCATGGTTACCTTCAAATATTGGTAAATTATAATTTAGAGATTATCGAGCGAAGAACTCTTCCAACACAGGAGCTATCGCCTCCGTAGATACATTATGTGCATATGCGGTCTCGGTTCCGTAGGTAGATCGAGTATAATCAATAAGCATAATGGGTCGCCGAATTACTGCGCAAAACTCTCGGCGAATTTATCGAGAGATTCGTTCCAACCTTTTGCTGCGAGTTCTCGAGGCCCTTCAAAAATACGCGTAATGACCACTGGGTCGTTTGTTTGATCCGTATTAGACATTCGAGCTGTCCTCCCGATTTAAAATTTTTATTATTTATCTTTTCCTAATTTTTCACGGGACGGTATGTTAGAATTCCGACGCCGGTTTCCAATTTCCTGGATTCCACAAGCTCCAGAGCTCGCCTCGGCGCTTCGTCGAATAACTTCCGGCCTCCCCCTACAAGAATGGGATGAATCATCAATCTAAGTTCATCGATCAGATCGTTTTGCAGTAAGGTCCTCGCTAAAACTCCGCTGCCCGTCACTAAAATGTCTTTACCGGGTTGCTCTTTCAGTTTCCGCACTGAAGCCACGACGTTTTCCTTTATCAGCGTCGAATTATTCCAATCCGCATTAGTAAGCGTCGTCGAGACTACGAACTTAGGAATACCGTTCATTCTTTCCGAAAATCCCCGCTCATCGGTCATCGAAGGCCAAGCTGCCGCAAAGCCTTGGTATGTTAAACGACCCAAAAGAAGAGCATCGCAGGAGAACAATTCGTCGAATTTATAGTTTCCGAATTCCTCGTTAAAGAACCGATGACTCCAGCCGCCATATTTGGATTTTTCCGCTCCACCCGGATCCTCCAT
This window encodes:
- a CDS encoding dihydrofolate reductase family protein, with amino-acid sequence MRRIIVSEFLTLDGVMEDPGGAEKSKYGGWSHRFFNEEFGNYKFDELFSCDALLLGRLTYQGFAAAWPSMTDERGFSERMNGIPKFVVSTTLTNADWNNSTLIKENVVASVRKLKEQPGKDILVTGSGVLARTLLQNDLIDELRLMIHPILVGGGRKLFDEAPRRALELVESRKLETGVGILTYRPVKN